In Miscanthus floridulus cultivar M001 chromosome 5, ASM1932011v1, whole genome shotgun sequence, one genomic interval encodes:
- the LOC136454938 gene encoding uncharacterized protein: MAALTPVDGQERILVSPGPEGTDSVSSDLKDTGYGSPGPEGTGSISPDLKDMGSGSPDRKGAGSVSPDLKDTGSGSPGPKGTGSVSPKPSGESPVTPDPSGESPVTSDPKGTDSASPNPESAGSVSPDPEGAGFASPNPEGVDSATSNPESVGSVSSDLKDMGSGSPDPKDVGFASPEPEGTGFASLDPRRRGLPLAPQRSVPPPTTTDLKVRVQGQTSDARRRAGAPLT, translated from the coding sequence ATGGCCGCGCTAACTCCCGtggatggtcaagagcgtatcTTGGTCTCGCCCGGCCCTGAGGGCACggactccgtctcgtccgacctcaaGGATACGGGATACGGGTCACCCGGccccgagggcacgggctccatctcgcccgacctcaaagaTATGGGATCCGGGTCACCCGACCGcaagggcgcgggctccgtctcgcccgacctcaaggataCGGGATCCGGGTCACCCGGCCCcaagggcacgggctccgtctcgcccaaaccCTCGGGTGAGAGCCCCGTCACGCCCGACCCTTCGGGCGAGAGCCCCGTCACGTCCGACCCCAAGGGcacggactccgcctcgcccaatcccgagagcgcgggctccgtctcgcctgaccccgagggcgcaggcttcgcctcgcctaacCCTGAGGGCGTGGACTCCGCCACGTCCAATCCCGAGAGCGTgggctccgtctcatccgacctCAAGGATATGGGATCCgggtcacccgaccccaaggacgtgggcttcgcctcgcccgaacccgagggcacgggcttcgcctcgctcgacccccgacgGCGCGGGCTCCCCCTCGCCCCACAGAGGTCCGTACCGCCCCCAACCACTACGGATCTGAAAGTACGAgtccagggtcaaacttctgacgccAGAAGGAGAGCGGGCGCGCCTTTGACGTGA